The following are encoded in a window of Bradyrhizobium guangdongense genomic DNA:
- a CDS encoding ABC transporter substrate-binding protein, with the protein MLKGSLGLIALSSLLLSGTAFAQEKIKVGVTATLEGTYTVLGEDGIRGFQTALNVLGKKVGDKELEFVIASTDATPDSAVRAVRKLIEQDKVQILLSPLSGDEGIAVKNFAKTHPELTFINAASGAQETTYVDPAPNFFRYNMDGAQWQVGLGKYAYETKGYRKIATVGEDYSFIYTQVFGLVLEFCGAGGQVTNRQWVPLGTKDFASVIAALPDDVDAIYLGLGGADAVNFLNQYQQAGGKAHLMGGSIMIDQTILSSKGNAKSALIGTLAASGQADTWEDPRWQKFVKDYQDAFPPNKRFPSPSLLATNYYGSTMALILALRQVNGDLSNNQAKYKEALAKIELDAPNGKIKLDSNRQAIGTNFVTEVVDDGKGALFSKVVKVIPDVNQTLGYDPAVFAKIGLPSRTVPECKKY; encoded by the coding sequence ATGTTGAAAGGCAGTCTAGGACTGATTGCGCTGAGCAGCCTGCTATTGTCGGGCACCGCCTTCGCACAGGAAAAGATCAAGGTCGGCGTCACCGCGACGCTCGAAGGTACCTACACCGTCCTTGGCGAGGACGGCATCCGCGGTTTCCAGACCGCACTCAACGTGCTCGGCAAGAAGGTCGGCGACAAGGAGCTCGAATTCGTCATCGCCTCGACCGACGCCACACCTGATTCCGCGGTCCGCGCGGTGCGAAAGCTGATCGAGCAGGACAAGGTGCAGATCCTGCTGTCACCGCTGTCCGGAGACGAAGGCATCGCGGTCAAGAACTTCGCCAAGACCCACCCCGAGCTGACTTTCATCAACGCCGCCTCGGGCGCCCAGGAAACGACCTATGTCGATCCTGCGCCGAACTTCTTCCGCTACAACATGGACGGCGCACAGTGGCAGGTGGGCCTCGGCAAGTATGCCTATGAGACCAAGGGTTACCGAAAGATCGCGACCGTCGGCGAAGACTACTCGTTCATCTACACCCAGGTGTTCGGCCTCGTGCTCGAATTTTGCGGCGCCGGTGGCCAGGTCACCAACCGGCAATGGGTGCCGCTCGGCACCAAGGACTTTGCCTCGGTCATCGCCGCCCTGCCCGACGATGTCGACGCAATCTATCTCGGCCTCGGCGGCGCGGATGCCGTCAACTTCCTCAACCAATATCAGCAGGCCGGCGGCAAGGCGCATCTGATGGGTGGCTCGATCATGATCGACCAGACCATTCTGTCGTCCAAGGGCAATGCCAAGAGCGCACTGATCGGCACGCTGGCTGCGAGCGGCCAAGCCGATACCTGGGAAGATCCGCGCTGGCAGAAGTTCGTGAAGGATTATCAGGACGCCTTCCCGCCGAACAAGCGCTTCCCGAGCCCGTCGCTGCTCGCCACCAACTACTATGGCTCGACCATGGCGTTGATCCTGGCGCTCCGCCAGGTCAATGGCGATCTCTCCAACAACCAGGCCAAGTACAAGGAAGCCCTTGCCAAGATCGAGCTCGATGCACCCAACGGCAAAATCAAGCTCGATTCCAACCGTCAGGCGATCGGCACAAATTTCGTCACCGAAGTGGTCGACGACGGCAAGGGCGCGCTGTTCTCGAAAGTCGTGAAGGTGATCCCGGACGTGAACCAGACGCTGGGCTACGACCCCGCGGTGTTCGCCAAGATTGGTTTGCCAAGCCGTACAGTACCGGAATGTAAGAAGTACTGA
- a CDS encoding carbohydrate ABC transporter permease — protein MKSLRSLGRIALFVVVGAFVLVPLAQTIITSLVSTLPRAGITEGHFSLVNYQNILHSPILKQSILNSIIYVVLNVALCLGVGLPAAYAFARYSFIGDRQLFFLLLVFRITPTVVLSLPIFVLFAQIGLENTPVGIALVHCVFNIPIAIWILEGFIASVPREFDETAFLDGHSLPGFFFRHLVPAIAPGIGVAAFFCFIFSWVEVVLARILTTTGGKPITMAINALFGFRTDFGLVMAMTVLALVPGMAMIYFVRNHLAQGFVIRT, from the coding sequence GTGAAGTCGCTGAGATCGCTCGGGCGCATTGCACTGTTCGTGGTGGTCGGCGCCTTCGTCCTGGTGCCGCTGGCGCAGACGATCATCACCAGCCTCGTATCCACCTTGCCCCGAGCCGGGATTACGGAGGGGCATTTCAGCCTCGTCAATTACCAGAACATCCTTCATTCGCCGATTCTGAAACAATCGATTCTCAACTCCATCATCTATGTCGTCCTGAACGTCGCACTTTGCCTCGGCGTCGGATTGCCCGCCGCCTATGCGTTCGCCCGCTACAGCTTCATCGGCGACCGGCAGCTGTTCTTCCTGCTGCTGGTGTTTCGCATCACGCCGACCGTCGTGCTGTCGCTGCCGATCTTCGTTCTGTTCGCGCAGATCGGCCTGGAGAATACCCCGGTCGGCATCGCGCTGGTTCACTGCGTCTTCAACATTCCGATCGCGATCTGGATTCTGGAGGGCTTCATCGCCTCGGTGCCGCGCGAGTTCGACGAGACGGCCTTCCTGGACGGCCATTCGCTTCCCGGCTTCTTCTTCCGCCACCTCGTTCCGGCGATCGCGCCGGGCATCGGCGTGGCCGCCTTCTTCTGCTTCATCTTTTCCTGGGTGGAGGTGGTACTGGCTCGTATCCTGACGACCACAGGCGGCAAGCCGATCACCATGGCCATCAACGCTCTGTTCGGCTTCCGCACCGATTTCGGCCTCGTCATGGCCATGACCGTCCTCGCTCTCGTCCCCGGAATGGCGATGATCTATTTCGTGCGAAATCACCTCGCCCAGGGTTTTGTGATCCGCACGTGA
- a CDS encoding carbohydrate ABC transporter permease — protein sequence MKPYDNRAWFLVLPALVIMTFVGILPLVAVTNYSFQDLFSLNNPYWVGLDWYRNIVTSERFYASLLRSFLFAAIVLSIQLPLGIWIALLLQRSHRFIVSTVLVLITLPLVVPWNMIPVIWLNFINPNAGLAGRLLAWLGAGFDYKFNPLHTWIVLVVMDTWHWLGLVVVLAYAGISGISPAYYQAAAIDAASQWQVFRFIQLPKMKTVLSMAVLLRFMDSFMIYVEAFRINAGGPDSATAFLSLDLGEEIQAFNYGPSAARSMVYFLIVLTVAWTFKAATSTRAPVAMEPAK from the coding sequence ATGAAGCCCTACGACAACAGAGCCTGGTTCCTGGTGCTCCCCGCGCTGGTCATCATGACCTTCGTCGGCATCCTCCCTCTGGTCGCCGTCACCAATTACTCCTTTCAGGACCTGTTCAGCCTGAACAATCCCTATTGGGTCGGCCTCGACTGGTACCGCAACATCGTCACGTCGGAGCGCTTCTACGCGAGCCTATTGCGAAGCTTTCTGTTTGCGGCCATCGTGCTCTCGATCCAGCTGCCGCTCGGCATCTGGATTGCGCTTTTGCTGCAGCGATCGCATCGCTTCATCGTCAGCACCGTCCTCGTCCTGATCACCCTGCCGCTGGTGGTGCCCTGGAACATGATCCCGGTGATCTGGCTCAACTTCATCAATCCCAATGCCGGTCTTGCCGGCCGGTTGCTGGCCTGGCTGGGCGCGGGTTTCGACTACAAGTTCAACCCGCTGCACACCTGGATCGTGCTTGTGGTGATGGACACCTGGCATTGGCTCGGCCTGGTCGTCGTGCTTGCCTATGCCGGCATCTCCGGCATTTCGCCCGCCTACTATCAGGCCGCAGCCATCGATGCCGCATCGCAATGGCAGGTGTTTCGCTTCATCCAGCTGCCGAAGATGAAGACCGTGCTGTCGATGGCGGTTCTGCTTCGCTTCATGGACAGCTTCATGATCTATGTCGAAGCCTTCCGCATCAACGCCGGAGGCCCCGACAGCGCCACCGCATTCCTCAGTCTCGATCTCGGCGAGGAGATTCAGGCGTTCAACTACGGACCCTCAGCCGCCCGCTCGATGGTCTATTTCCTGATCGTTCTGACGGTCGCATGGACCTTCAAGGCAGCCACGAGCACAAGGGCGCCCGTCGCGATGGAGCCCGCCAAGTGA
- a CDS encoding peptide ABC transporter substrate-binding protein, protein MDENDIRGFIAEVKQGTLSRRSFIQAMGAVGIAAPLASQILLWNDVAMADATLAYKPTKAGGGGPLRMLVWQAPTLLNPHFALGTKDQVASRVFFEPLAGWDREGNLIPCLAAEVPTKANGGLSADGTSVIWKLKQGVKWHDGKPFTADDVVFTWAYAADLATAAYTTGSYQNITVEKIDDYTVKVIFKAPTPFWADPFVGSVGQILPKHHFADYAGAKSRDAPGNLKPVGTGPYKFVEFKPGDLVRAERNPDYHVKNQPYFDTFEIKGGGDAVSAARAVLQTGEYDYAWNLLVEDEILKRMEAGGKGKVEFTTAGGVEFMILNTTDPWTEVDGERSNAKTKHPTLSDPAVRRAINLLIDRDGIQKFIYGRAAVATASFVNQPTQFKSPKLAYEFNIDKANKILDVAGWKMGADGIREKDGKKLKYVFQTSTNAPRQKTQAIVKQACQKAGIEIELKSVTASVFFSSDVGNPDTYSKFYCDMEMYNTTMPQPDPERFLNQCVSWEIASKDNKWLGRNVSRWSDPEADKAYKAAQQELDPVKRAALLIKVNEIFCEADVFLPLLSRYIVGGAVNNLMTDISGWDVTTWNLGSWYRS, encoded by the coding sequence ATGGACGAAAACGACATCCGCGGGTTCATCGCGGAGGTGAAGCAGGGCACGCTGTCGCGGCGCTCGTTCATCCAGGCCATGGGCGCGGTCGGCATCGCTGCGCCACTCGCCAGCCAGATCCTGCTCTGGAACGACGTGGCGATGGCCGACGCCACGCTCGCCTACAAGCCGACTAAGGCGGGCGGCGGCGGTCCGCTCAGGATGCTGGTCTGGCAGGCCCCCACCCTGCTCAATCCGCATTTCGCGCTCGGCACCAAGGACCAGGTCGCCTCGCGCGTCTTCTTCGAGCCACTCGCCGGCTGGGACAGGGAGGGCAACCTCATCCCCTGCCTTGCCGCCGAGGTCCCGACCAAAGCCAATGGCGGCCTCTCGGCCGACGGCACCAGCGTGATCTGGAAGCTGAAGCAAGGCGTGAAGTGGCACGACGGTAAGCCGTTCACCGCCGACGACGTCGTCTTCACGTGGGCTTACGCCGCCGATCTCGCCACCGCCGCCTACACCACCGGGTCCTATCAGAACATCACGGTCGAGAAGATCGACGACTACACCGTCAAGGTGATCTTCAAGGCGCCGACCCCGTTCTGGGCCGATCCCTTCGTCGGCTCGGTCGGCCAGATCCTGCCAAAACATCATTTCGCCGATTATGCCGGCGCGAAGTCGCGCGATGCGCCGGGCAATCTGAAGCCGGTCGGCACCGGCCCCTACAAATTCGTCGAGTTCAAACCGGGCGATCTGGTTCGCGCCGAACGCAATCCCGACTATCACGTCAAGAACCAGCCGTATTTCGATACGTTCGAGATCAAGGGTGGCGGCGATGCGGTCTCCGCTGCGCGGGCCGTGCTCCAGACCGGCGAATACGACTATGCCTGGAACCTGCTGGTCGAGGACGAGATCCTCAAGCGCATGGAGGCCGGCGGCAAGGGCAAGGTGGAGTTCACGACCGCCGGCGGCGTCGAGTTCATGATTCTCAACACAACGGACCCGTGGACCGAAGTCGACGGCGAACGCTCCAACGCGAAGACCAAGCACCCGACGCTATCGGACCCGGCGGTACGCCGAGCGATCAACCTGCTGATCGACCGCGACGGAATCCAGAAATTCATCTATGGCCGCGCTGCCGTCGCCACCGCGAGCTTCGTCAACCAGCCGACGCAGTTCAAGTCGCCCAAGCTTGCTTACGAGTTCAACATCGACAAGGCGAACAAGATCCTTGACGTGGCCGGCTGGAAGATGGGCGCGGACGGAATCCGCGAGAAGGACGGCAAGAAGCTCAAATACGTCTTCCAGACCTCGACCAACGCCCCGCGCCAGAAGACGCAGGCCATCGTCAAGCAGGCCTGCCAGAAAGCCGGCATCGAGATCGAGCTCAAATCGGTCACCGCCTCGGTGTTCTTCTCGTCCGATGTCGGCAACCCGGACACCTACTCGAAATTCTATTGCGACATGGAGATGTACAACACCACGATGCCGCAGCCCGATCCGGAGCGGTTCCTGAACCAGTGCGTCTCCTGGGAGATCGCGAGCAAGGACAACAAATGGCTCGGCCGCAATGTCTCGCGCTGGTCCGATCCAGAGGCAGACAAGGCCTACAAGGCCGCACAGCAGGAGCTCGATCCGGTCAAGCGCGCCGCGCTGCTGATCAAGGTGAACGAGATCTTCTGCGAAGCAGACGTGTTTCTCCCGCTGCTGTCGCGCTACATCGTCGGCGGCGCCGTCAACAACCTCATGACGGATATCTCGGGCTGGGATGTGACGACGTGGAATCTGGGGAGCTGGTATCGGAGCTGA